One window of Vitis riparia cultivar Riparia Gloire de Montpellier isolate 1030 chromosome 5, EGFV_Vit.rip_1.0, whole genome shotgun sequence genomic DNA carries:
- the LOC117914842 gene encoding PHD finger protein ING1 isoform X1, whose protein sequence is MFNYSDLESLPNVLQRKYALLRDLDKSLQEIQRQNEQRCEQEIEDIKQGVKSGNITPDPSLIRFSDEALDEQKHSIRIADEKVALAVQAYDLVDTHIQQLDQYLRKFDEDIRRERDGIAGTGLPAPIPDSGTKSGRGSESSRGGRKKQMIQPGLASQNNLKIQGSFQIQIICVANGFQKRTRLAAAAAAAAAAEAAAPVTAAANPTSMDLDLPVDPNEPTYCICDQVSYGEMVACDNPDCKIEWFHFGCVGVKEQPKGAWYCSDCIGMQKRRKGK, encoded by the exons ATGTTCAATTACTCAGATCTGGAATCACTGCCCAATGTTTTACAAAGAAAGTATGCTTTGTTGCGTGATTTAGATAAAAGCTTACAGG AAATCCAACGGCAAAATGAGCAGCGTTGTGAGCAAGAGATAGAGGATATTAAGCAGGGAGTCAAGTCTGGCAATATTACGCCAGATCCTTCACTCATCAGATTCTCAGATGAGGCACTGGATGAGCAAAAACATTCAATCAGGATTGCTGATGAGAAGGTTGCTTTGGCTGTTCAAGCATATGATTTG GTAGATACACACATTCAGCAACTTGATCAATATCTGAGAAAATTTGATGAAGATATTCGGAGAG AAAGAGATGGCATTGCTGGAACAGGGTTGCCTGCTCCAATTCCTGATAGTGGAACGAAATCTGGAAGGGGTAGTGAAAGTAGTAGAGGAGGGCGTAAGAA ACAAATGATTCAACCTGGGTTGGCCAGTCAAAACAATCTGAAGATCCAAGGCTCCTTCCAAATTCAAATCATTTGTGTGGCTAATGGCTTTCAAAAGAG AACACGCTTGGCCGCAGCAGCGgctgcagcagcagcagcagaggCTGCTGCACCAGTAACAGCAGCAGCAAACCCAACCAGTATGGATTTAGATTTACCTGTGGATCCAAATGAACCAACATATTGCATCTGTGACCAAGTTAGCTATGGGGAGATGGTTGCATGTGATAACCCTGAT TGCAAGATAGAGTGGTTCCATTTTGGCTGTGTTGGTGTGAAAGAACAGCCAAAAGGAGCATGGTATTGTTCAGACTGTATTGGAATGCAAAAGCGGCGGAAAGGCAAATGA
- the LOC117914842 gene encoding PHD finger protein ING1 isoform X2 — MFNYSDLESLPNVLQRKYALLRDLDKSLQEIQRQNEQRCEQEIEDIKQGVKSGNITPDPSLIRFSDEALDEQKHSIRIADEKVALAVQAYDLVDTHIQQLDQYLRKFDEDIRRERDGIAGTGLPAPIPDSGTKSGRGSESSRGGRKKTRLAAAAAAAAAAEAAAPVTAAANPTSMDLDLPVDPNEPTYCICDQVSYGEMVACDNPDCKIEWFHFGCVGVKEQPKGAWYCSDCIGMQKRRKGK, encoded by the exons ATGTTCAATTACTCAGATCTGGAATCACTGCCCAATGTTTTACAAAGAAAGTATGCTTTGTTGCGTGATTTAGATAAAAGCTTACAGG AAATCCAACGGCAAAATGAGCAGCGTTGTGAGCAAGAGATAGAGGATATTAAGCAGGGAGTCAAGTCTGGCAATATTACGCCAGATCCTTCACTCATCAGATTCTCAGATGAGGCACTGGATGAGCAAAAACATTCAATCAGGATTGCTGATGAGAAGGTTGCTTTGGCTGTTCAAGCATATGATTTG GTAGATACACACATTCAGCAACTTGATCAATATCTGAGAAAATTTGATGAAGATATTCGGAGAG AAAGAGATGGCATTGCTGGAACAGGGTTGCCTGCTCCAATTCCTGATAGTGGAACGAAATCTGGAAGGGGTAGTGAAAGTAGTAGAGGAGGGCGTAAGAA AACACGCTTGGCCGCAGCAGCGgctgcagcagcagcagcagaggCTGCTGCACCAGTAACAGCAGCAGCAAACCCAACCAGTATGGATTTAGATTTACCTGTGGATCCAAATGAACCAACATATTGCATCTGTGACCAAGTTAGCTATGGGGAGATGGTTGCATGTGATAACCCTGAT TGCAAGATAGAGTGGTTCCATTTTGGCTGTGTTGGTGTGAAAGAACAGCCAAAAGGAGCATGGTATTGTTCAGACTGTATTGGAATGCAAAAGCGGCGGAAAGGCAAATGA